One stretch of Scophthalmus maximus strain ysfricsl-2021 chromosome 12, ASM2237912v1, whole genome shotgun sequence DNA includes these proteins:
- the LOC118283519 gene encoding SH3 domain-containing protein 19 isoform X4 — MAEARSEEDEENLRDAREQVVRRQPSSSAGRPDRRKPEHRHSHGPLSSIRAAIKRTSTRSTSLSETSRERDRERERDRERERRRPEITILSAEPLASTSWFPGASGGFPPPPPPAAQIWGPTIPPSVQPPPSYEEVIREKTQEQVLLPPPPPPPPSSSSSSSSSSSSSRRISTTTIATQTDPGSTPDPLDLQVTGPVRPPRPPLPYPPVSLHTDDITASQSTLTPLYSVGLETNTEPEADAHTCAHAQCCDLLTELCSPFTAADSAAPPTTASSHARLERPRPRPRSKLGIRPIGRSEVKVQTLVKLREDGLATLAARTAADTAANNQEVSQGKYLQELLEAFSADDWGFPDRHSDSSGHSQSESGSEVEEEDMATLKARIQAFEQQQQVADGSCGDGDNRDFVVTKRPEPRPRPRLQGQPAKSTPPVVAPKPKNFSQAPKPSSKGFWEDVGEDTSPSEDQKPEPEPPALKPSPAVEPHPLKTPDKPAVAPKPQSAAETAPPSVSVPVPAPRPPPPNVTRSLSDAPNPKPPPRPPVAPRAGTGAAPPEKSTAAGRTTLTLPPRTSVEVGSGAQDAENQTVKVGSVRPGIPTKPAALTSSRRASAPNLAPKPTGASSTHLDPNPLASKPANPKPPGPIASGAPVPVKPPVPAPAPALRRSPVNQNPSDPPLPPRPSSAKLLPLRPPPIKSSPGRPPPPSVHSTSSANQAPPPPQPPPPSGATPPLSESSAGQTTPPPPPTTPPAMANQLQAQRISKRGPPLPPRPKPGHPLFNSYAKQEVLIVLDDALPSIRKSPTTVAPLISQSLCLLDSDTQPKPVPDDLESPFKPALEDLDPSESQSILPAQPPEQKLQPEPPPVSGPRCTALFDYEGEEEDELTFCQGDVIALLELVGQEWGRGQIHGRVGIFPLSFTKVAEPLPSAGEATKAAPTDAMIDGTGPKTSQDSETEEWAVALFDFPGQTAEDLSFHKGALIRVTEHVDGEWRRGKLEGREGIYPAAFTQPHQDQPIPEQQSTGKGVAKAVFNFASESEDELTLKVGDIITQVEVVDEQWILGVVGGRRGIVPKNYISLL, encoded by the exons ATGGCCGAGGCCCGGtccgaggaggacgaggagaaccTGCGGGACGCCCGGGAGCAGGTGGTCCGACGGCAGCCGAGCAGCTCCGCAG GTCGTCCTGACAGACGTAAGCCTGAGCATCGTCACAG ccACGGTCCTCTCTCGTCCATCAGAGCGGCCATCAAGAGAA cctccACCAGGTCGACTTCGCTCTCGGAAACGTCCAGAGAGCGAGACAGGGAgcgagagcgagacagagagcgagaaagGAG GCGCCCGGAGATCACCATCCTGTCCGCAGAGCCGCTGGCCTCCACCTCCTGGTTCCCGGGGGCCTCTGGAGGGTTCCCGCCGCCCCCTCCGCCTGCCGCACAGATCTGGGGCCCCACCATCCCTCCGTCCGTACAG ccGCCTCCGTCCTACGAGGAGGTGATCAGGGAGAAGACACAGGAGCAGGTTCTCCtgccgccacctcctcctcctcctccttcctcctcctcctcctcctcgtcttcctcgtcctcgtcgcgTCGGATTTCCACGACAACCATCGCCACGCAGACTGACCCCGGATCAACTCCGGATCCCCTCGACCTGCAGG tgacgggACCAGTGAGACCGCCGCGACCGCCTCTCCCCTACCCTCCCGTGTCGTTgcacactgatgacatcaccgcCAGCCAATCAACACTCACCCCCCTGTACAGTGTCGGCCTGGAAACGAACACGGAGCCCGAGGCGGACGCACACAcctgcgcacacgcacagtgtTGTGACCTTCTCACTGAACTCTGTTCACCTTTTACCGCCGCGGACTCGGCCGCTCCACCTACAACTGCTTCTTCCCACGCGCGGTTGGAGCGTCCGAGACCACGCCCTCGTTCCAAGCTCGGCATCCGGCCAATCGGCCGCAgcgaggtcaaagttcagacTTTGGTGAAGCTGCGCGAAGACGGTTTGGCCACGCTCGCCGCCCGCACGGCAGCCGACACCGCCGCCAACAACCAGGAAGTGAGTCAGGGCAAGTACCTGCAGGAGCTGCTTGAGGCTTTCAGCGCCGACGACTGGGGCTTCCCTGATCGCCACAGCGACAGCAGCGGgcacagccaatcagagagcggGAGCGAGGTCGAGGAAGAGGACATGGCGACGCTGAAAGCAAGGATACAAGCCttcgagcagcagcagcaagtggCTGATGGGAGCTGTGGCGACGGTGACAACAGAGACTTTGTCGTCACAAAGAGACCTGAACCCAGGCCCCGCCCCCGTCTCCAGGGGCAACCAGCAAAATCTACCCCTCCCGTTGTCGCCCCGAAGCCCAAAAACTTCTCACAGGCCCCCAAACCGTCCAGCAAGGGATTCTGGGAAGACGTTGGCGAAGACACATCCCCGTCTGAGGACCagaaacctgaaccagaacctccTGCCCTGAAACCCTCCCCGGCTGTGGAACCCCACCCCCTCAAAACCCCCGACAAACCCGCAGTCGCACCCAAACCCCAGTCCGCCGCAGAGACAGCCCCCCCCAGCGTCTCCGTCCCCGTCCCCGCCCCCAGGCCCCCTCCGCCAAACGTCACCCGCTCCCTGAGCGACGCTCCCAACCCCAAACCCCCGCCCAGACCTCCGGTGGCCCCCCGGGCCGGCACGGGAGCAGCACCCCCAGAGAAGAGCACCGCGGCCGGGCGCACCACCCTGACTCTTCCCCCGAGAACCTCGGTGGAGGTCGGCAGCGGAGCCCAGGACGCCGAGAACCAGACGG TGAAAGTAGGAAGTGTTCGTCCGGGCATCCCGACCAAACCGGCAGCGCTGACCTCATCGCGCAGAGCCAGCG CACCAAACCTGGCACCCAAACCTACCGGAGCCTCGTCGACGCATCTGGATCCAAACCCGCTCGCATCCAAACCTGCAAACCCCAAACCACCCGGACCAATCGCCAGCGGCGCCCCGGTCCCAGTCAAACCCCCGGTTCCAGCCCCGGCTCCGGCCCTGAGGAGAAGCCCTGTTAACCAGAACCCCTCggaccctcctcttcctccacg GCCTTCAAGCGCCAAGCTCCTCCCCCTTCGCCCTCCGCCAATCAAATCCAGCCCTGGGCGACCGCCGCCTCCGTCCGTCCACTCCACCTCCTCAGCCAACcaggcccctcctcctcctcaacctcctcctccttcgggagccactccccctctctctgagtCATCAGCCGGCCAAaccacgccccctcctcctcctactacTCCTCCTGCAATGGCCAATCAGCTGCAGGCTCAAAGGATCTCAAAGAGAGGACCCCCTCTGCCCCCCCGACCCAAACCTGGACATCCTCTCTTTAACAGCTACGCg aaacaggaagtcctGATCGTCCTGGACGACGCGCTGCCGTCCATCAGAAAGAGTCCAACCACCGTTGCCCCTCTCATCAGCCAATCACTGTGTCTCCTGGACTCGGACACACAGCCGAAGCCGGTCCCAGATGACCTGGAGAGCCCGTTCAAACCCGCTCTGGAGGATCTAGACCCGTCGGAGTCTCAG TCCATCCTGCCGGCGCAGCCTCCAGAACAGAAGTTACAGCCGGAGCCGCCTCCCGTCAG CGGCCCACGCTGCACCGCCCTGTTCGACTacgagggcgaggaggaggacgagctcACCTTCTGCCAGGGCGACGTCATCGCCCTGCTCGAGCTCGTGGGGCAGGagtgggggcggggccagaTCCACGGGCGGGTGGGGATATTCCCTCTGAGCTTCACCAAGGTGGCGGAGCCGCTGCCGTCGGCGGGGGAGGCGACGAAAGCGGCGCCCACGGACGCGATGATTGACGGCACCG GTCCAAAGACATCGCAGGACTCTgag acAGAGGAGTGGGCTGTGGCTCTTTTCGACTTCCCCGGGCAGACCGCAGAGGACCTGTCCTTCCACAAGGGGGCGCTGATCCGAGTGACCGAGCACGTCGACGgcgagtggaggagggggaagctagaggggagggaggggatttACCCCGCCGCCTTCACACAGCCACACcagg ACCAGCCCATCCCAGAGCAGCAGTCGACGGGTAAAGGCGTGGCCAAGGCCGTGTTCAACTTCGCGTCAGAGAGCGAGGACGAGCTCacactgaag GTCGGTGACATCATAAcacaggtggaggtggtggacgaGCAGTGGATTCTGGGAGTTGTGGGCGGGAGACGTGGGATTGTTCCCAAAAACTACATTTCTCTTCTCTGA
- the LOC118283519 gene encoding SH3 domain-containing protein 19 isoform X3, with the protein MAEARSEEDEENLRDAREQVVRRQPSSSAGRPDRRKPEHRHSHGPLSSIRAAIKRTSTRSTSLSETSRERDRERERDRERERRRPEITILSAEPLASTSWFPGASGGFPPPPPPAAQIWGPTIPPSVQPPPSYEEVIREKTQEQVLLPPPPPPPPSSSSSSSSSSSSSRRISTTTIATQTDPGSTPDPLDLQVTGPVRPPRPPLPYPPVSLHTDDITASQSTLTPLYSVGLETNTEPEADAHTCAHAQCCDLLTELCSPFTAADSAAPPTTASSHARLERPRPRPRSKLGIRPIGRSEVKVQTLVKLREDGLATLAARTAADTAANNQEVSQGKYLQELLEAFSADDWGFPDRHSDSSGHSQSESGSEVEEEDMATLKARIQAFEQQQQVADGSCGDGDNRDFVVTKRPEPRPRPRLQGQPAKSTPPVVAPKPKNFSQAPKPSSKGFWEDVGEDTSPSEDQKPVEPHPLKTPDKPAVAPKPQSAAETAPPSVSVPVPAPRPPPPNVTRSLSDAPNPKPPPRPPVAPRAGTGAAPPEKSTAAGRTTLTLPPRTSVEVGSGAQDAENQTADVNADSDPSDALVVVPVKVGSVRPGIPTKPAALTSSRRASAPNLAPKPTGASSTHLDPNPLASKPANPKPPGPIASGAPVPVKPPVPAPAPALRRSPVNQNPSDPPLPPRPSSAKLLPLRPPPIKSSPGRPPPPSVHSTSSANQAPPPPQPPPPSGATPPLSESSAGQTTPPPPPTTPPAMANQLQAQRISKRGPPLPPRPKPGHPLFNSYAKQEVLIVLDDALPSIRKSPTTVAPLISQSLCLLDSDTQPKPVPDDLESPFKPALEDLDPSESQSILPAQPPEQKLQPEPPPVSGPRCTALFDYEGEEEDELTFCQGDVIALLELVGQEWGRGQIHGRVGIFPLSFTKVAEPLPSAGEATKAAPTDAMIDGTGPKTSQDSETEEWAVALFDFPGQTAEDLSFHKGALIRVTEHVDGEWRRGKLEGREGIYPAAFTQPHQDQPIPEQQSTGKGVAKAVFNFASESEDELTLKVGDIITQVEVVDEQWILGVVGGRRGIVPKNYISLL; encoded by the exons ATGGCCGAGGCCCGGtccgaggaggacgaggagaaccTGCGGGACGCCCGGGAGCAGGTGGTCCGACGGCAGCCGAGCAGCTCCGCAG GTCGTCCTGACAGACGTAAGCCTGAGCATCGTCACAG ccACGGTCCTCTCTCGTCCATCAGAGCGGCCATCAAGAGAA cctccACCAGGTCGACTTCGCTCTCGGAAACGTCCAGAGAGCGAGACAGGGAgcgagagcgagacagagagcgagaaagGAG GCGCCCGGAGATCACCATCCTGTCCGCAGAGCCGCTGGCCTCCACCTCCTGGTTCCCGGGGGCCTCTGGAGGGTTCCCGCCGCCCCCTCCGCCTGCCGCACAGATCTGGGGCCCCACCATCCCTCCGTCCGTACAG ccGCCTCCGTCCTACGAGGAGGTGATCAGGGAGAAGACACAGGAGCAGGTTCTCCtgccgccacctcctcctcctcctccttcctcctcctcctcctcctcgtcttcctcgtcctcgtcgcgTCGGATTTCCACGACAACCATCGCCACGCAGACTGACCCCGGATCAACTCCGGATCCCCTCGACCTGCAGG tgacgggACCAGTGAGACCGCCGCGACCGCCTCTCCCCTACCCTCCCGTGTCGTTgcacactgatgacatcaccgcCAGCCAATCAACACTCACCCCCCTGTACAGTGTCGGCCTGGAAACGAACACGGAGCCCGAGGCGGACGCACACAcctgcgcacacgcacagtgtTGTGACCTTCTCACTGAACTCTGTTCACCTTTTACCGCCGCGGACTCGGCCGCTCCACCTACAACTGCTTCTTCCCACGCGCGGTTGGAGCGTCCGAGACCACGCCCTCGTTCCAAGCTCGGCATCCGGCCAATCGGCCGCAgcgaggtcaaagttcagacTTTGGTGAAGCTGCGCGAAGACGGTTTGGCCACGCTCGCCGCCCGCACGGCAGCCGACACCGCCGCCAACAACCAGGAAGTGAGTCAGGGCAAGTACCTGCAGGAGCTGCTTGAGGCTTTCAGCGCCGACGACTGGGGCTTCCCTGATCGCCACAGCGACAGCAGCGGgcacagccaatcagagagcggGAGCGAGGTCGAGGAAGAGGACATGGCGACGCTGAAAGCAAGGATACAAGCCttcgagcagcagcagcaagtggCTGATGGGAGCTGTGGCGACGGTGACAACAGAGACTTTGTCGTCACAAAGAGACCTGAACCCAGGCCCCGCCCCCGTCTCCAGGGGCAACCAGCAAAATCTACCCCTCCCGTTGTCGCCCCGAAGCCCAAAAACTTCTCACAGGCCCCCAAACCGTCCAGCAAGGGATTCTGGGAAGACGTTGGCGAAGACACATCCCCGTCTGAGGACCagaaac CTGTGGAACCCCACCCCCTCAAAACCCCCGACAAACCCGCAGTCGCACCCAAACCCCAGTCCGCCGCAGAGACAGCCCCCCCCAGCGTCTCCGTCCCCGTCCCCGCCCCCAGGCCCCCTCCGCCAAACGTCACCCGCTCCCTGAGCGACGCTCCCAACCCCAAACCCCCGCCCAGACCTCCGGTGGCCCCCCGGGCCGGCACGGGAGCAGCACCCCCAGAGAAGAGCACCGCGGCCGGGCGCACCACCCTGACTCTTCCCCCGAGAACCTCGGTGGAGGTCGGCAGCGGAGCCCAGGACGCCGAGAACCAGACGG CAGACGTGAACGCGGATTCTGATCCATCTGACGCTCTGGTTGTTGTTCCAGTGAAAGTAGGAAGTGTTCGTCCGGGCATCCCGACCAAACCGGCAGCGCTGACCTCATCGCGCAGAGCCAGCG CACCAAACCTGGCACCCAAACCTACCGGAGCCTCGTCGACGCATCTGGATCCAAACCCGCTCGCATCCAAACCTGCAAACCCCAAACCACCCGGACCAATCGCCAGCGGCGCCCCGGTCCCAGTCAAACCCCCGGTTCCAGCCCCGGCTCCGGCCCTGAGGAGAAGCCCTGTTAACCAGAACCCCTCggaccctcctcttcctccacg GCCTTCAAGCGCCAAGCTCCTCCCCCTTCGCCCTCCGCCAATCAAATCCAGCCCTGGGCGACCGCCGCCTCCGTCCGTCCACTCCACCTCCTCAGCCAACcaggcccctcctcctcctcaacctcctcctccttcgggagccactccccctctctctgagtCATCAGCCGGCCAAaccacgccccctcctcctcctactacTCCTCCTGCAATGGCCAATCAGCTGCAGGCTCAAAGGATCTCAAAGAGAGGACCCCCTCTGCCCCCCCGACCCAAACCTGGACATCCTCTCTTTAACAGCTACGCg aaacaggaagtcctGATCGTCCTGGACGACGCGCTGCCGTCCATCAGAAAGAGTCCAACCACCGTTGCCCCTCTCATCAGCCAATCACTGTGTCTCCTGGACTCGGACACACAGCCGAAGCCGGTCCCAGATGACCTGGAGAGCCCGTTCAAACCCGCTCTGGAGGATCTAGACCCGTCGGAGTCTCAG TCCATCCTGCCGGCGCAGCCTCCAGAACAGAAGTTACAGCCGGAGCCGCCTCCCGTCAG CGGCCCACGCTGCACCGCCCTGTTCGACTacgagggcgaggaggaggacgagctcACCTTCTGCCAGGGCGACGTCATCGCCCTGCTCGAGCTCGTGGGGCAGGagtgggggcggggccagaTCCACGGGCGGGTGGGGATATTCCCTCTGAGCTTCACCAAGGTGGCGGAGCCGCTGCCGTCGGCGGGGGAGGCGACGAAAGCGGCGCCCACGGACGCGATGATTGACGGCACCG GTCCAAAGACATCGCAGGACTCTgag acAGAGGAGTGGGCTGTGGCTCTTTTCGACTTCCCCGGGCAGACCGCAGAGGACCTGTCCTTCCACAAGGGGGCGCTGATCCGAGTGACCGAGCACGTCGACGgcgagtggaggagggggaagctagaggggagggaggggatttACCCCGCCGCCTTCACACAGCCACACcagg ACCAGCCCATCCCAGAGCAGCAGTCGACGGGTAAAGGCGTGGCCAAGGCCGTGTTCAACTTCGCGTCAGAGAGCGAGGACGAGCTCacactgaag GTCGGTGACATCATAAcacaggtggaggtggtggacgaGCAGTGGATTCTGGGAGTTGTGGGCGGGAGACGTGGGATTGTTCCCAAAAACTACATTTCTCTTCTCTGA